The proteins below come from a single Serpentinimonas raichei genomic window:
- the gloB gene encoding hydroxyacylglutathione hydrolase, translated as MPLLHPIPALSDNYIWALHDGRQAWVVDPGQAEPVLDWLAAERLQLAGILLTHHHGDHTGGVAALRAATAAPVWGPAHEPLPEGVQRVRDGDSLALLGGRFEVIEVPGHTAGHIAWYCAGFAPAAPTTAPDPASERGQTLGEGLLFCGDTLFSIGCGRLFEGTAAQMLASLDRLAALPEPTLVCCTHEYTLSNLRFARALEPDHPGLADYQRWCEQQRQAGRPTLPSRIGRERALNPFLRSREPALRQALQQLATALVAAGAAASTPAPVASRIRPGPGAAPTAEGAAAAALWPADVHAFAALRRCKDGFP; from the coding sequence ATGCCCCTGCTGCACCCCATCCCCGCTTTGAGCGACAACTACATCTGGGCCTTACACGACGGCCGCCAGGCTTGGGTGGTGGACCCTGGACAAGCCGAACCGGTGCTGGACTGGCTGGCGGCCGAGCGCCTGCAACTGGCTGGCATCTTGCTCACGCACCACCACGGCGACCACACCGGCGGCGTGGCGGCCTTGCGCGCCGCTACTGCCGCGCCGGTTTGGGGCCCCGCCCACGAGCCGCTGCCCGAAGGCGTGCAGCGCGTGCGCGACGGCGATAGCTTGGCGCTGCTTGGCGGCCGCTTCGAGGTGATCGAAGTCCCCGGCCACACCGCGGGCCACATCGCTTGGTACTGCGCCGGCTTTGCCCCGGCCGCGCCCACCACTGCGCCCGACCCAGCCAGCGAGCGCGGCCAGACACTCGGTGAGGGCCTGCTGTTTTGCGGCGACACCCTGTTCTCGATCGGCTGCGGCCGCTTGTTCGAAGGCACGGCGGCGCAGATGCTCGCCAGCCTAGACCGTCTGGCCGCCCTGCCCGAACCCACGCTGGTTTGCTGCACGCACGAATACACCCTCTCCAACCTGCGTTTTGCGCGCGCCTTGGAACCCGATCACCCGGGCTTGGCCGACTACCAGCGCTGGTGCGAGCAGCAGCGCCAAGCCGGCCGCCCCACCCTGCCCAGCCGCATCGGGCGCGAGCGCGCGCTCAACCCCTTCCTGCGCAGCCGGGAACCCGCGCTGCGCCAGGCCCTCCAACAACTGGCCACGGCGCTGGTGGCGGCTGGTGCGGCTGCCAGCACCCCCGCCCCGGTTGCATCCCGCATCCGCCCCGGACCCGGTGCAGCGCCAACGGCCGAGGGCGCTGCAGCGGCGGCCCTTTGGCCCGCGGATGTGCACGCTTTCGCCGCCCTGCGGCGCTGCAAAGACGGCTTTCCTTGA
- the xerD gene encoding site-specific tyrosine recombinase XerD: MPVLSFGCKGACVLERFLDALWLEDGLAPLTLAAYRSDLQQLADWLAQRRPPPPGVAAATLEQAQEADLLAYLADSHARSRASTANRRLSVLKRYYRWALREGLLEVDPTLRLLSAQRALRVPKTLSEAQVEQLLQAPDLGQALGLRDRAMLELMYASGLRVSELVGLQLHQISLPEQVLRVLGKGSKERLLPFGDEALHWLRRYLAEARPAILSGQISHDLFVTARGAAMTRVMFWLLVKKYARQAGIEAPLSPHTLRHAFATHLLNHGADLRAVQLLLGHADISTTTIYTHVARARLKQLHAQHHPRG, translated from the coding sequence ATGCCGGTTCTATCCTTCGGGTGCAAAGGTGCGTGCGTGCTGGAACGATTTTTGGATGCGCTGTGGCTGGAAGACGGGCTGGCACCGCTGACGCTGGCGGCCTATCGCAGCGATTTGCAGCAGTTGGCCGACTGGCTGGCGCAGCGCCGCCCGCCGCCGCCCGGGGTGGCTGCCGCCACGCTGGAGCAGGCGCAGGAGGCCGATCTGCTGGCCTATCTAGCCGATAGCCATGCGCGCAGCCGCGCCAGCACCGCGAATCGGCGCCTGAGCGTGCTCAAGCGCTACTACCGCTGGGCGCTGCGCGAAGGGCTGCTGGAAGTGGACCCGACGCTTCGGCTGCTGAGCGCCCAGCGCGCGCTGCGCGTGCCCAAAACCCTGAGCGAAGCGCAAGTGGAGCAACTGCTGCAAGCGCCCGATCTGGGGCAGGCGCTGGGGCTGCGCGATCGCGCCATGCTGGAGCTGATGTACGCCAGCGGCTTGCGCGTGAGCGAGCTGGTGGGGCTGCAATTGCACCAGATCAGCCTGCCCGAGCAGGTGCTGCGCGTGCTGGGCAAGGGGTCCAAGGAGCGGCTGCTGCCCTTTGGCGACGAGGCGCTGCACTGGCTGCGCCGCTACTTGGCCGAGGCCCGGCCCGCCATTTTGAGCGGCCAGATCAGCCACGATCTGTTCGTGACGGCGCGCGGCGCGGCCATGACGCGGGTGATGTTTTGGCTGCTGGTGAAAAAATACGCACGCCAAGCGGGCATCGAAGCGCCGCTGTCGCCGCACACGCTGCGCCACGCCTTCGCCACCCATTTGCTCAACCACGGGGCCGATTTGCGCGCCGTGCAACTGCTGCTGGGCCATGCCGACATTTCCACCACCACCATCTACACCCACGTGGCGCGGGCGCGCCTCAAGCAGTTGCACGCGCAGCACCATCCACGGGGTTGA
- a CDS encoding gamma carbonic anhydrase family protein gives MSIYQLDDAQPQVHPSAFVADGAQVIGQVSLGAEASVWFGCVIRGDTEAIAIGAGSNIQDASVLHADYGFPLQVGERVTVGHQVMLHGCTIGDESLIGIGAVVLNGARIGKHCLVGAGALVTEGKEFPDGSLILGSPAKVVRTLTPEQIEGLRQSAQHYIANARRYRSGLRKLA, from the coding sequence ATGAGCATTTACCAACTCGACGACGCACAACCCCAAGTCCACCCCAGCGCCTTCGTGGCCGATGGCGCGCAGGTGATCGGTCAAGTCAGCCTGGGGGCTGAGGCCAGTGTCTGGTTTGGCTGCGTGATCCGCGGCGACACCGAGGCCATCGCCATCGGCGCGGGCAGCAACATCCAAGACGCCAGCGTGCTGCACGCCGACTACGGCTTCCCGCTGCAGGTGGGCGAGCGCGTGACGGTGGGGCACCAAGTGATGCTGCACGGCTGCACCATAGGCGACGAATCGCTGATCGGCATCGGGGCGGTGGTGCTCAACGGGGCGCGCATCGGCAAACACTGCCTGGTGGGGGCGGGCGCGCTGGTCACCGAAGGCAAAGAATTCCCCGACGGTTCGCTGATTCTGGGTAGCCCGGCCAAGGTGGTGCGCACGCTGACACCAGAGCAGATCGAGGGCCTGCGCCAGAGCGCGCAGCACTACATAGCCAACGCGCGCCGCTACCGCAGCGGTCTGCGCAAGCTCGCCTAA